Proteins found in one Plasmodium sp. gorilla clade G2 genome assembly, chromosome: 14 genomic segment:
- a CDS encoding delta-aminolevulinic acid dehydratase — MLKSDGVVFLYILVINLICCLNGNTKKRAYILNTPKSSNCKKASFRRWNTPVNNNNSQILSNNEGSIEDVYNRNITGKNNIRNFSKDINNNIYIETNRRERRIKRNKYLLSLYNNTNIKTSNFIYPLFIHEEDAEKKHTKLEGIYTYNQEGIIKEIEECIKLNIHHFMFFPVIREEKKTVYCEESYNENSYFCKTISRIKEKFSDDIMIYVDVALDPYNVYGHDGIYDDDKKEILNDISVHTLVKQSLCLAKSGADVVCPSDSMDKRIELIRKNLDFHNFRDILILSYTCKYSSCMYKPFRSILNSNIRKNFIKNKQSYQHDFNSYMDLNNVDKHIVEGADIIMVKPSMFYLDIIHKIKNRVKDNVEIPIAVYNVSGEYMMIKNYVKYLNEDINYENEIITELFKSYLRAGANIIITYFAKQYGLYMKNLYDKNIIIDDNSNNNFNIELTL, encoded by the exons atgttaaaatCAGATGGGGTagtttttttgtatatacttgtaataaatttaatttgttGTCTTAATGGGAACACTAAGAAAAGAgcttatattttaaatacgCCCAAATCTtcaaat tGTAAGAAAGCAAGTTTCAGAAGATGGAATACTCCCGTGAATAATAAT AATTCACAAATATTAAGTAATAATGAAGGATCCATTGAAGATGTATATAACAGAAATATAACTgggaaaaataatataagaaacTTCTCAAAGGatattaacaataatatatatatagaaactAATAGAAGAGAAAGACGAATAAAGAGGAATAAGTATTTACTTTCATTGTATAATAACACAAATATAAAGACATCGAACTTTATTTATCCATTATTTATACACGaagaa gaTGCGGAAAAGAAACATACTAAATTAGAGGGTATTTATACTTATAACCAAGAGGGTATAATAAAAGAGATAGAAGaatgtataaaattaaatattcatcattttatgttttttccAGTAAtaagagaagaaaaaaaaacagtgTATTGTGAAGAATCATATAACGAAAACAGCTACTTTTGTAAAACCATATCAagaattaaagaaaaattttcagatgatattatgatatatgtaGATGTTGCATTAGATCCATATAACGTATATGGACATGATGGaatatatgatgatgataaaaaagaaatactcAATGATATTAGTGTCCATACTCTTGTTAAGCAG TCATTATGTTTAGCCAAGAGTGGAGCTGATGTCGTTTGTCCGAGTGATTCTATGGACAAAAGAATTGAActgataagaaaaaatttggattttcataattttagaGATATATTGATTTTATCTTATACATGTAAATATTCCTCTTGTATGTATAAGCCGTTTCGATCAATATTAAATTCTAACATAAggaaaaattttattaaaaacaaGCAATCTTATCAGCACGATTTTAATAGTTATATGGATCTAAACAATGTTGATAAAc ATATTGTAGAAGGGGCTGATATAATAATGGTGAAACCATCAATGTTTTATTTAGACATAatacacaaaataaaaaatcgaGTTAAAGATAATGTAGAAATTCCAATAGCTGTTTATAATGTTTCTGGTgaatatatgatgataaagaattatgtgaaatatttaaatgaagatataaattatgaaaatgaaataataacaGAATTATTCAAAAGCTATTTAAGAGCTGGTgctaatattatcataacaTACTTTGCTAAGCAATACggtttatatatgaaaaacttatatgataaaaatataataattgatgataattcaaataataattttaatatagaaCTAActctataa